From a single Metopolophium dirhodum isolate CAU chromosome 6, ASM1992520v1, whole genome shotgun sequence genomic region:
- the LOC132947576 gene encoding uncharacterized protein LOC132947576: MDGRKTANHNMNSKCKNIVTAPGGSDLQESLVAGGSGVNIRSNGAGLLLSLPVNRDKSDKGVSSMAPDSDKHATAETDVPPGTQPRDMLYFKHHRAHDTGENVAVATNLTLTDHKRMRSSYEDDDQNRKMSRTSRAELDIHHVIGKYLIHVNDPRHNNKIYKYGRYQCQTILEPNQSDDCIDFTMVYAMLRIDKKNI; encoded by the exons ATGGACGGAAGGAAAACCGCAAACCACAATATGAATagcaaatgtaaaaatatcgttACAGCTCCAGGGGGGTCGGACCTCCAGGAGTCGTTGGTAGCAGGTGGATCTGGTGTAAATATCAGGTCCAACGGAGCGGGCTTGCTACTTTCGTTACCAGTCAACCGCGACAAATCGGATAAAGGGGTGTCCAGCATGGCCCCGGATTCTGACAAACATGCTACTGCTGAGACAGACGTGCCTCCGGGTACGCAACCAAgggatatgttatattttaaacatcataGA GCCCATGATACCGGTGAGAACGTAGCTGTGGCTACCAATCTGACCTTAACTGACCACAAGCGAATGCGATCATCTTATGAAGATGATGAccaaaatagaaaaatgtctCGAACCTCAAGAGCCGAACTCGATATCCATCATGTCattggtaagtacctaatacacGTCAATGACCCGAgacataataacaaaatatacaaatacggTCGATATCAGTGCCAAACTATTTTAGAGCCTAACCAAAGCgatgattgtattgattttacaatggtgtatGCAATGTTaagaatagataaaaaaaacatttaa
- the LOC132947575 gene encoding histone acetyltransferase KAT7-like gives MIWFLENMIRPVASGVVNDDINICKRKRTLEKNSTIQTPVRCPSVIQLGKFEVETCYSCPFPQEENSPRLIFCEFCLKYTKCQSILERHMRHCNWRTPPGTEIYLSGDLSVFEVDGKVDKTYCETLCRLGKLFLDLKTLDFGVEPFLFYIVTKNDGFGCHLVGYFSKLKQNEENFNVACIVIMPQYRRQGYGRILIEFSYLLSRIENQPGTPEKPLSGLGKMSYDAYWKGVILQYLHQHRGIDNICINDISSETGLMRQDIIDTFQSLHMVVEIYKEMTICIDWNIVDSHIKKKIELNQVHIAPDRLRWTPSNLPKNRNFEEPFFIKCIPSG, from the exons ATGATCTGGT ttCTGGAAAATATGATCCGCCCTGTGGCATCTGGAGTTGTAAACGATGATATCAATATATGTAAGCGGAAAAGAACACTGGAAaagaat AGTACAATTCAAACTCCAGTACGATGTCCGAGTGTAATACAATTGGGAAAATTTGAAGTGGAGACTTGTTATTCATGTCCATTTCCACAGGAAGAGAATTCTCCGagattaatattttgtgaattttgtttaaaatacacTAAATGTCAATCGATTTTGGAAAGACATATGCGACACTGTAATTGGAGAACACCACCAGGCACAGAAATTTACCTAAGTGGAGATTTAAGCGTTTttgaa gtTGACGGAAAAGTAGATAAAACGTATTGCGAAACACTATGTCGATtgggaaaattatttttggaccTAAAAACTCTGGACTTTGGCGTTGAACCGTTCTTATTTTACATTGTGACGAAAAACGACGGTTtt GGCTGTCATTTGGTtggttatttttcaaaactcaAACAAAATGAAGAAAATTTTAATGTAGCTTGTATCGTAATCATGCCACAGTACCGAAGACAAGGGTATGGACGAATTCTCATCGAATTCA GTTATCTTCTATCTAGAATTGAAAATCAACCAGGTACGCCAGAAAAACCACTTTCCGGTTTGGGTAAAATGTCATACGATGCGTATTGGAAAGGTGTCATTCTACAATATTTACATCAACACAGAGGCATTGACAACATCTGCATCAATGATATTAGCAGTGAAactg gtttaatGAGACAAGATATTATAGACACTTTCCAATCTCTGCACATGGTTGTGGAAATCTATAAAGAAATGACAATTTGTATAGACTGGAATATTGTAGATTCTCACATAAAGaagaaaattgaattaaacCAAGTTCACATTGCTCCCGATAGGTTGAGGTGGACACCATCAAATTTACCG aaaaaccgAAATTTTGA